In Promicromonospora sp. Populi, one genomic interval encodes:
- a CDS encoding OB-fold nucleic acid binding domain-containing protein, whose amino-acid sequence MSLRTAIASRIAATLATNEQVEDTEERADASRNVGCAAVTSLPLRTRGKVAGVVRSVVLRPREGVPTLEAELFDGSGTLDLVWLGRRTIDGVEPGRRIRVEGMVCDVDGRRTMFNPRYELRPRPGECG is encoded by the coding sequence ATGTCGTTGCGTACGGCTATCGCGTCCCGCATAGCGGCGACGCTCGCCACCAACGAGCAGGTCGAGGACACCGAGGAGCGCGCCGACGCCTCCCGGAACGTGGGCTGCGCGGCCGTCACGTCGCTGCCGCTGCGCACCCGCGGCAAGGTGGCGGGTGTGGTGCGCTCGGTGGTGCTGCGCCCCCGCGAGGGTGTGCCCACCCTGGAGGCCGAGCTGTTCGACGGCTCCGGCACGCTGGACCTCGTCTGGCTCGGCCGGCGGACCATCGACGGCGTCGAGCCCGGCCGCCGCATCCGGGTCGAGGGCATGGTGTGCGACGTCGACGGGCGCCGCACCATGTTCAACCCCCGTTACGAGCTCCGGCCCCGGCCGGGGGAGTGCGGGTGA
- a CDS encoding DUF3710 domain-containing protein gives MGLFSRRGTANEPAPVEWASVEAELQKRPHGPFDRSQVPEMGPRVDLGAIWLPVMPGLELRMEIDKKTQKVTGVTAALEGSNLQIQAFAAPRTEGIWDEIRHEIAQSVSGQGGIVDDVPGVFGRELLVRMPVTGPDGQAGQRPARFVGVDGPRWFIRGVLAGKAALDAESAKNLESVFANIVVVRDQSPRPPRDLLPLALPKSARKDGAQPAEATAGPAGAVPPLSDFNPLRRGPEITQIG, from the coding sequence GTGGGTCTGTTCAGCCGACGAGGCACGGCGAATGAGCCCGCCCCGGTCGAGTGGGCGTCGGTGGAGGCCGAGCTGCAGAAGCGGCCGCACGGTCCGTTCGACCGGTCGCAGGTGCCCGAGATGGGCCCGCGCGTCGACCTCGGCGCCATCTGGCTGCCGGTGATGCCGGGGCTCGAGCTGCGGATGGAGATCGACAAGAAGACGCAGAAGGTGACCGGGGTGACGGCCGCGCTGGAGGGGTCGAACCTCCAGATCCAGGCCTTCGCCGCGCCGCGCACCGAGGGCATCTGGGACGAGATCCGGCACGAGATCGCGCAGTCCGTGAGCGGTCAGGGCGGCATCGTGGACGACGTGCCCGGCGTGTTCGGTCGCGAGCTGCTGGTCCGGATGCCCGTGACCGGCCCGGACGGGCAGGCCGGCCAGCGGCCGGCTCGGTTCGTCGGGGTCGACGGCCCGCGCTGGTTCATCCGGGGTGTGCTGGCGGGCAAGGCTGCACTGGACGCCGAGTCGGCCAAGAACCTGGAGTCCGTGTTCGCGAACATCGTCGTGGTGCGCGACCAGAGCCCGCGCCCACCTCGTGACCTGCTGCCCCTGGCGCTGCCGAAGTCGGCGCGCAAGGATGGTGCACAGCCGGCGGAAGCCACCGCCGGCCCGGCGGGCGCGGTACCTCCGCTGTCCGACTTCAACCCGCTCCGCCGCGGCCCCGAGATCACCCAGATCGGCTGA
- the dut gene encoding dUTP diphosphatase, translating to MPTPVPSDEGSTVDVLIRLLDDVPVPSYAHPGDAGADLVTTVDVEIPPQGRVTVPTGVSIALPDGYAAFVHPRSGLAAKHGVTIVNAPGTVDAGYRGEIKVTLLNTDTTQAVKLARGDRVAQLVIQQVERARFLPAETLPGSHRGDGGFGSSGGFAGR from the coding sequence GTGCCCACCCCTGTGCCATCGGACGAAGGCAGCACGGTCGACGTGCTCATCCGCCTCCTCGACGACGTTCCCGTACCTTCCTACGCGCACCCGGGTGATGCCGGCGCCGACCTGGTGACCACGGTCGACGTCGAGATCCCGCCGCAGGGCCGGGTGACGGTGCCCACGGGGGTCTCGATCGCGCTGCCGGACGGCTACGCGGCGTTCGTGCACCCGCGCTCAGGCCTGGCCGCGAAGCACGGTGTCACCATCGTGAACGCGCCCGGCACGGTGGACGCGGGCTACCGCGGCGAGATCAAGGTCACGCTGCTCAACACCGACACCACGCAGGCCGTGAAGCTGGCCCGCGGCGACCGTGTGGCGCAGCTGGTGATCCAGCAGGTCGAGCGGGCGCGGTTCCTGCCCGCCGAGACGCTGCCCGGGTCGCACCGGGGCGACGGCGGCTTCGGCTCCAGCGGCGGTTTCGCCGGACGCTGA
- a CDS encoding DUF3093 domain-containing protein has protein sequence MTATTLTFHERLLPGPGGWLGTVGLGVIAAIALWPVHVPAAVVAGLVVCVGSAVALAVTSPVVEVSDGVLRAGSARIPVALLGSAQALDGAAMRHELGPGLDARAYVCLRAWARTGVRVPLDDAADPTPYWLVSTRRPELLVQALGS, from the coding sequence ATGACGGCGACCACCCTCACCTTCCACGAGCGTCTTCTGCCCGGTCCCGGCGGCTGGCTCGGCACGGTCGGTCTGGGCGTCATCGCCGCGATCGCGCTGTGGCCGGTGCACGTGCCCGCCGCGGTGGTCGCCGGGCTCGTGGTGTGCGTGGGATCCGCGGTCGCCCTGGCGGTGACCTCCCCCGTCGTGGAGGTGTCCGACGGCGTGCTGCGGGCCGGGAGCGCCCGGATCCCGGTCGCGCTGCTCGGCTCCGCGCAGGCCCTCGACGGGGCGGCCATGCGGCACGAGCTGGGCCCGGGGCTCGACGCGCGGGCGTACGTGTGCCTGCGCGCGTGGGCCCGGACCGGGGTGCGGGTGCCGCTCGACGACGCGGCCGACCCCACCCCGTACTGGCTCGTCTCCACACGCCGCCCGGAGCTGCTGGTGCAGGCGCTGGGGAGCTGA
- a CDS encoding DUF4193 domain-containing protein yields MATDYDAPRKTDEDVEQDSIQELQARRSDKSSGVVDEDETEAAEGFELPGADLSGEELAVRVLPRQADEFTCSSCFLVHHRSQLAYEKAGQMICTECAA; encoded by the coding sequence ATGGCAACTGACTACGACGCCCCACGTAAGACTGATGAGGATGTCGAGCAGGACTCGATCCAGGAGCTGCAGGCGCGTCGATCTGACAAGTCCTCGGGCGTTGTGGACGAGGACGAGACCGAAGCGGCCGAGGGCTTTGAGCTCCCGGGCGCCGACCTGTCCGGCGAGGAGCTTGCAGTACGTGTGCTGCCGCGACAGGCGGACGAGTTCACGTGTTCCAGCTGCTTCCTCGTGCACCACCGCAGCCAGCTGGCCTACGAGAAGGCCGGCCAGATGATCTGCACGGAGTGCGCTGCCTGA
- a CDS encoding inositol monophosphatase — protein sequence MISPAPPELPDGVTVTALRDLALRLATAAGALVREGRPDRVEVAATKSSDVDPVTVMDRASEDLLREMIAAERPDDAILGEEGDDVAGTSGLTWVLDPIDGTVNYLYGIASWAVSVAVVAGPPEPATWTILAGCVHSVADGRTWSAGLGEGATRDGAPVRVGAPASLGSCLVGTGFGYDAERRAQQAQVLTQVLPRIRDIRRLGSAAIDLCLLADGSLDLYYERGLNPWDMAAGAIVATEAGATVTGLRGGPAGNAMTVAGPSGLVAELAEILEAADADGVR from the coding sequence GTGATATCACCCGCACCGCCCGAGCTGCCCGACGGCGTCACCGTCACCGCCCTCCGCGACCTCGCCCTCCGCCTCGCGACGGCCGCCGGGGCCCTGGTGCGCGAGGGCAGACCGGACCGGGTCGAGGTCGCGGCCACCAAGTCGAGCGACGTGGACCCGGTCACCGTCATGGACCGCGCGTCGGAGGACCTGCTGCGCGAGATGATCGCCGCGGAGCGGCCCGACGACGCGATCCTCGGCGAGGAGGGCGACGACGTGGCCGGCACGAGCGGCCTGACCTGGGTGCTCGACCCGATCGACGGGACCGTGAACTACCTGTACGGGATCGCGTCCTGGGCGGTGTCCGTGGCGGTGGTGGCCGGACCGCCGGAGCCCGCCACGTGGACCATCCTGGCCGGGTGCGTGCACAGCGTGGCCGACGGGCGCACCTGGTCGGCGGGGCTCGGCGAGGGGGCCACCCGCGACGGCGCCCCCGTGCGGGTGGGCGCCCCCGCGTCGCTGGGCAGCTGCCTGGTGGGCACGGGCTTCGGGTACGACGCCGAGCGCCGCGCCCAGCAGGCGCAGGTGCTGACCCAGGTGCTCCCGAGGATCCGGGACATCCGGCGGCTCGGCTCGGCGGCGATCGACCTGTGCCTGCTCGCCGACGGCTCGCTCGACCTGTACTACGAGCGCGGCCTCAACCCCTGGGACATGGCTGCGGGGGCGATAGTGGCCACCGAGGCGGGCGCCACGGTGACCGGCCTGCGGGGCGGGCCGGCCGGGAACGCGATGACCGTGGCGGGCCCATCGGGCCTCGTCGCGGAGCTCGCCGAGATCCTTGAGGCGGCGGACGCCGACGGTGTCCGCTGA
- the sepH gene encoding septation protein SepH, with translation MDELELVRLHEDGERLVLAARDGTQSSLPITDALRAAIRGDRPRLESIRAQEESALRPREIQARLRAGETCEALAEASGLPLDHVRRFEYPVISEREHSIARVRAKAVLSDDDAGTTLGEVSDERLRSRGVRPDDARWSATREGTHPWIVQVEFDAAERPRVARWSLEPRGGLVTALDDEARWLGLPDDDGGPALAAVSTLAPHRSNQHPSRPAPPEPDDTDLLLDNLSERRGQRPTRRSAPDTDLPDMLELDDLDSPDSPPPEEPEPDAKPAAVVDIGARRGGSRPKMPAVKVPDSPAGLEWEAPSQWDIPDPAERTQAERTPTAEAPPADNPAPKAAPEQVPDKPPAEPTPPKRPAAKRGRKSRAQVPSWDEIVFGSRPEV, from the coding sequence ATGGACGAGCTGGAGCTCGTGAGGCTGCACGAGGACGGTGAACGACTCGTCCTCGCTGCCCGCGACGGCACCCAGAGCAGTCTGCCCATCACCGATGCCCTGCGTGCCGCGATCCGCGGAGACCGTCCCCGGCTGGAGTCGATCCGCGCACAGGAGGAGTCGGCGCTGCGTCCGCGGGAGATCCAGGCGCGCCTGCGTGCCGGCGAGACCTGTGAGGCGCTGGCCGAGGCCTCGGGCCTGCCGCTCGACCACGTGCGCCGGTTCGAGTACCCGGTGATCTCCGAGCGGGAGCACTCGATCGCCCGGGTCCGGGCCAAGGCAGTCCTGTCCGACGACGACGCCGGGACCACGCTCGGCGAGGTCTCCGACGAGCGCCTGCGCTCGCGCGGTGTGCGGCCCGACGACGCCCGGTGGTCAGCCACCCGGGAGGGCACCCACCCATGGATCGTGCAGGTGGAGTTCGACGCCGCCGAGCGGCCCCGCGTCGCACGCTGGTCCCTGGAGCCCCGCGGGGGCCTGGTGACGGCGCTCGACGACGAGGCGCGCTGGCTCGGTCTCCCGGACGACGACGGCGGCCCGGCGCTGGCCGCGGTGTCCACCCTGGCCCCGCACCGGAGCAACCAGCACCCGTCCCGGCCCGCGCCGCCCGAGCCCGACGACACCGACCTGCTGCTGGACAACCTGTCGGAGCGGCGCGGCCAGCGGCCGACGCGGCGTTCAGCCCCGGACACGGACCTGCCGGACATGCTGGAGCTAGACGACCTGGACAGCCCCGACTCGCCGCCGCCCGAGGAGCCGGAGCCGGACGCAAAGCCCGCCGCCGTCGTCGACATCGGGGCGCGGCGCGGTGGGTCGCGCCCGAAGATGCCTGCCGTGAAGGTGCCCGACTCCCCTGCCGGCCTCGAGTGGGAGGCGCCGAGCCAGTGGGACATCCCCGATCCGGCGGAGCGCACCCAGGCGGAGCGCACCCCCACGGCCGAGGCCCCACCGGCCGACAACCCCGCGCCCAAGGCCGCGCCGGAGCAGGTGCCGGACAAGCCGCCGGCCGAGCCGACGCCGCCCAAGCGCCCCGCGGCCAAGCGCGGCCGCAAGTCGCGTGCACAGGTGCCGAGCTGGGACGAGATCGTGTTTGGCTCGCGCCCGGAGGTCTAG
- a CDS encoding thymidine kinase: protein MSELIFFSGTMDSGKSTLALQTDHNYRARGREGLIFSRGDRAGAARVSSRLGLEVSALEVTDDTDFWTEISGRRAGGEAVDYLVCDEAQFYSPGQVEQLARLVDEMEIDIFAFGITTDFRTRLFPGSARLIELADRIEVLQVQSLCWCGARATHNARTLDGVMVTEGEQVVIGDVGAFEAAEVAYEVLCRRHHMRRMTALTARRRSVDESLWG from the coding sequence ATGAGCGAGCTGATCTTCTTCTCCGGGACCATGGACTCCGGAAAGTCCACCCTCGCCCTCCAGACGGACCACAACTACCGTGCCCGTGGCCGCGAGGGGCTCATCTTCAGCCGGGGCGACCGCGCGGGCGCGGCCCGCGTCTCCAGCCGGCTCGGGCTCGAGGTATCGGCCCTGGAGGTCACGGACGACACCGACTTCTGGACCGAGATCAGCGGCCGTCGCGCCGGCGGCGAGGCCGTCGACTACCTCGTGTGCGACGAGGCGCAGTTCTACTCGCCCGGGCAGGTGGAGCAGCTCGCCCGGCTGGTGGACGAGATGGAGATCGACATCTTCGCGTTCGGCATCACCACCGACTTCCGCACCAGGCTGTTTCCCGGGTCGGCCCGCCTCATCGAGCTCGCGGACCGCATCGAGGTGCTGCAGGTGCAGTCGCTCTGCTGGTGCGGCGCGCGCGCCACGCACAACGCGCGCACCCTCGACGGCGTGATGGTCACCGAGGGCGAACAGGTCGTCATCGGCGACGTCGGCGCGTTCGAGGCGGCCGAGGTCGCGTACGAGGTGCTGTGCCGGCGCCACCACATGCGCCGCATGACGGCGCTGACCGCGCGCCGCCGGTCGGTGGACGAGTCCCTCTGGGGCTAG
- a CDS encoding alkaline phosphatase family protein, with translation MTAPSLPDGLVAPSYDTASLAAVLPAAAGALGHELTTATGLTAAGCRAALGLPDADRVVVVLVDGLGYRNLAERGGHSPFLRGLMRERDEAAATLTSSFPSTTAAGLSMFGTGTAPGRTGMLGYTQRNPATNKLAALVQWRELGDPADVQREPTIFETLVAAGVQVTAPGPGKFAGSGMTQAALRGPAYVAAETFERRVDATATALKRPGAAQRLVYLYQGDVDKTGHAHGWDSWQWGDALESTDRELQRLVRSVPRGTLVLVTADHGQIKADLTTQWDVSSDPELKPGVAMVGGEPRALHVYTDAGIDPADVARRWAGRLGDHAVVVRREQAVADGWFGPVAEHVLPAIGDVVVAMTGAATVVDSRVHSAGARSLPGVHGSFTPHEMLVPILLAVA, from the coding sequence GTGACGGCGCCGAGCCTCCCTGACGGCCTGGTCGCGCCGTCCTACGACACCGCGAGCCTGGCCGCGGTGCTGCCGGCGGCCGCGGGCGCCCTGGGCCACGAGCTCACCACCGCAACGGGACTGACCGCGGCCGGCTGCCGAGCGGCCCTCGGCCTGCCCGACGCCGATCGGGTGGTCGTCGTGCTGGTCGACGGCCTCGGTTACCGCAACCTCGCGGAGCGTGGCGGGCACTCGCCGTTCCTGCGCGGGCTCATGCGCGAGCGCGACGAGGCGGCGGCCACGCTGACCTCCAGCTTTCCGTCCACCACCGCCGCGGGCCTGAGCATGTTCGGCACGGGCACCGCCCCGGGCCGGACCGGCATGCTCGGCTACACGCAGCGCAACCCGGCGACGAACAAGCTGGCGGCCCTCGTGCAGTGGCGGGAGCTCGGCGACCCCGCCGACGTGCAGCGGGAGCCCACGATCTTCGAGACGCTCGTCGCGGCCGGTGTCCAGGTCACGGCCCCCGGACCGGGAAAGTTCGCCGGGTCCGGCATGACCCAGGCCGCGCTGCGCGGGCCCGCCTACGTCGCCGCCGAGACGTTCGAGCGGCGCGTGGACGCCACCGCTACGGCTCTCAAGCGGCCCGGCGCCGCACAGCGCCTCGTCTACCTGTACCAGGGTGACGTCGACAAGACCGGGCACGCCCACGGCTGGGACTCCTGGCAGTGGGGCGACGCCCTGGAGTCCACCGACCGTGAGCTGCAGCGGCTGGTGCGCAGCGTCCCGCGCGGCACGCTCGTGCTGGTCACGGCGGACCACGGGCAGATCAAGGCCGACCTGACCACGCAGTGGGACGTGTCCTCCGACCCGGAGCTCAAGCCCGGTGTCGCGATGGTCGGTGGGGAGCCGCGCGCCCTGCACGTCTACACCGACGCCGGCATCGACCCGGCCGACGTCGCGCGGCGGTGGGCCGGGCGCCTGGGTGACCATGCAGTCGTCGTGCGACGGGAGCAGGCCGTCGCGGACGGCTGGTTCGGGCCGGTCGCCGAGCACGTGCTGCCCGCGATCGGGGACGTGGTGGTGGCGATGACGGGTGCCGCCACCGTCGTCGACTCCCGGGTGCACTCCGCCGGAGCCCGGAGCCTGCCCGGCGTGCACGGCTCCTTCACGCCGCACGAGATGCTCGTGCCCATCCTTCTGGCCGTCGCATGA
- a CDS encoding DUF5998 family protein, with protein MPHAPTDARDDLTAHLHRAGYYPELVADVLDVALADEEVVAHLVQAETTFDSEVRRHLTVLVLTPTRLVTAHVDDHSGEDPARPGSASATTEVVPVREIRSVALTHVIADPEQYPRSGATREVTLAVGWGAVSRVDLEPATCVDPNCTADHGLTGQVTPDDVVVRVSGEAEGDAAVRAAVDFARALSRATSTPK; from the coding sequence GTGCCCCATGCCCCTACCGATGCCCGCGACGACCTGACCGCCCACCTGCACCGGGCCGGCTACTACCCGGAGCTCGTCGCGGACGTGCTCGATGTGGCGCTGGCCGACGAGGAGGTGGTGGCCCACCTCGTGCAGGCCGAGACCACCTTCGACTCGGAGGTGCGCCGCCACCTGACGGTCCTGGTGCTGACGCCGACCCGCCTGGTCACCGCACACGTGGACGACCACTCTGGGGAGGACCCGGCGCGGCCCGGCTCGGCGTCCGCCACCACCGAGGTGGTACCGGTGCGCGAGATCCGGTCCGTCGCGCTCACGCACGTGATCGCAGACCCGGAGCAGTACCCGCGCAGCGGGGCGACGCGTGAGGTCACGCTAGCGGTGGGCTGGGGCGCGGTGTCCCGCGTCGACCTGGAGCCCGCCACCTGCGTGGACCCGAACTGCACGGCTGACCACGGCCTGACGGGCCAGGTGACGCCCGACGACGTCGTGGTCCGCGTCTCGGGCGAGGCGGAGGGTGACGCCGCGGTCCGCGCCGCCGTCGACTTCGCCCGCGCACTGTCCCGGGCCACGTCCACGCCGAAGTGA
- a CDS encoding GNAT family N-acetyltransferase codes for MGTVRLPYSTDYPVEWEADVVLRDGSTTHVRPIRPDDADSLQRFQMAQSERSTYLRFFAALQRIPDRLLTQLVTVDHVRRAALVAVRPGAGQEAAGQETGQEREEDVVGVARYDVIDDRPGRRTAEVAFNIADELQGQGLGSVLLEHIAAAARERGVHRFVAEVLPQNRAMLGVFREAGYAVEQHLDDGVVTVSVDLDPTDRSREVMADREHRTEARSMQGLLSARRVLLVGPAQGGTVDELLAARIRDAHAADPGDTELLVLGDDVTWADLPGEEVDLAVVAAPPDEVIDTVLRLRGTGARGVVVLSAGWAEAGPDGVARRRELLRTAHGQGMRVVGPASYGLLTNVPGASLRASLALDAPRPGRVGLFSQSAPAAVTAAATVTRRGLGLSTLVSAGHRADVSGNDVMQYWQDDPHTDVACLYLETLGNPRKFSRIARRLALVKPVIVVVAGRHGSVVPPGHTVRATRAPRRMLDEVLRQSGVIRAENTHQLMDVAQVLAHQPLPSGGRVGVLASSPSLAALVADAVAAAGLRVVGPPEPLSAGAPDDEIAAAVDALYAPGACDAVVVVSVPVVLPRTDAIARAVAEAAARTGRTTVVSALGLHGMPDELASGDVRIPAFSTPEDAVWALGAVVRYAQWRTQDHGTPVRPALQEGVSDGVARAQARTLVETLLGAEPDGLVLDQAAATELLACYGLTLWGSRSVRTVDEAVAAAEELGWPVALKIAAPALRHRADLGGVRLDIADAEDLREDAERMLAAASTLLPAPDPVLEVQAMAPTGVACVVRSVEDELFGPVVSFGLAGDAVDLLDDVTHGVPPLTDVDVARMVRGVRAAPRLFGYQGAPAADVAALEDVLARVSVMAEDLPELASLELYPVAVAEQGASVLHARIRLRLAERRTDAPRRALPE; via the coding sequence GTGGGCACGGTGCGCCTGCCCTACTCGACCGACTACCCGGTCGAGTGGGAGGCCGACGTGGTGCTGCGCGACGGCTCCACCACGCACGTGCGGCCCATCCGGCCCGACGACGCCGACTCGCTCCAGCGCTTCCAGATGGCCCAGTCGGAACGGTCCACCTACCTGAGGTTCTTCGCCGCGCTGCAGCGCATCCCGGACCGGCTGCTCACCCAGCTCGTCACGGTGGACCACGTCCGCCGCGCCGCGCTGGTCGCGGTCCGGCCCGGCGCGGGGCAAGAAGCCGCGGGGCAAGAAACGGGGCAAGAACGGGAAGAGGACGTCGTCGGCGTCGCGCGCTACGACGTGATCGACGACCGGCCCGGCCGGCGCACCGCCGAGGTCGCGTTCAACATCGCCGACGAGCTCCAGGGCCAGGGCCTCGGCTCGGTCCTGCTGGAGCACATCGCCGCCGCGGCCCGCGAGCGGGGCGTGCACCGGTTCGTCGCCGAGGTGCTGCCGCAGAACCGGGCGATGCTGGGCGTGTTCCGCGAGGCGGGCTACGCCGTCGAGCAGCATCTCGACGACGGCGTGGTGACCGTCTCCGTCGACCTCGACCCGACCGACCGGTCCCGCGAGGTGATGGCGGACCGCGAGCACCGCACCGAGGCCCGGTCCATGCAGGGCCTGCTCTCGGCGCGGCGGGTGCTCCTGGTGGGGCCCGCGCAGGGCGGCACCGTGGACGAGCTGCTGGCCGCCCGCATCCGCGACGCGCACGCCGCGGACCCGGGCGACACCGAGCTGCTGGTGCTCGGCGACGACGTGACCTGGGCCGACCTCCCGGGGGAAGAAGTGGACCTCGCGGTGGTCGCCGCCCCGCCGGACGAGGTGATCGACACGGTCCTGCGCCTGCGCGGCACGGGTGCGCGCGGCGTCGTCGTGCTGTCGGCCGGCTGGGCCGAGGCAGGGCCTGACGGCGTCGCCCGCCGCCGCGAGCTGCTGCGCACCGCCCACGGGCAGGGCATGCGGGTGGTGGGCCCGGCGAGCTACGGCCTGCTCACCAACGTGCCCGGGGCGAGCCTGCGCGCGAGCCTCGCGCTCGACGCGCCGCGGCCGGGCCGGGTCGGTCTGTTCAGCCAGAGCGCCCCCGCGGCCGTGACGGCCGCCGCGACGGTGACCCGCCGCGGCCTGGGGCTGTCCACGCTGGTCTCCGCGGGGCACCGGGCGGACGTGTCGGGCAACGACGTCATGCAGTACTGGCAGGACGACCCGCACACCGACGTCGCCTGCCTGTACCTCGAGACGCTCGGCAACCCCCGCAAGTTCTCGCGCATCGCCCGGCGCCTCGCGCTGGTCAAGCCCGTGATCGTGGTGGTGGCGGGTCGGCACGGCAGCGTGGTGCCGCCCGGGCACACGGTCCGCGCCACGCGCGCGCCGCGGCGGATGCTCGACGAGGTCCTGCGGCAGTCCGGCGTGATCCGCGCGGAGAACACGCACCAGCTCATGGACGTCGCGCAGGTGCTGGCGCACCAGCCGCTCCCGTCCGGCGGCCGGGTGGGGGTGCTCGCGAGCTCGCCGTCGCTCGCGGCGCTCGTGGCCGACGCCGTCGCCGCGGCCGGCTTGCGCGTCGTCGGGCCGCCGGAGCCGCTGTCCGCCGGAGCTCCCGACGACGAGATCGCAGCCGCCGTCGACGCCCTGTACGCGCCTGGTGCGTGCGACGCCGTAGTGGTGGTCTCGGTGCCCGTGGTGCTGCCGCGCACCGACGCGATAGCCCGCGCCGTGGCCGAGGCCGCCGCCCGCACCGGCCGCACCACCGTCGTCAGTGCGCTCGGCCTGCACGGCATGCCCGACGAGCTCGCGTCCGGCGACGTCCGCATCCCTGCCTTCTCCACACCCGAGGACGCCGTCTGGGCGCTCGGGGCGGTGGTCCGCTACGCGCAGTGGCGCACGCAGGACCACGGCACGCCGGTCCGCCCCGCGCTGCAAGAGGGTGTCTCCGACGGCGTGGCCCGCGCCCAGGCCCGCACGCTCGTGGAGACCCTGCTCGGTGCGGAGCCCGACGGTCTTGTCCTCGACCAGGCGGCGGCTACCGAGCTGCTGGCCTGCTACGGGCTGACGCTGTGGGGGTCCCGGAGCGTGCGCACGGTGGACGAGGCGGTCGCCGCCGCCGAGGAGCTGGGCTGGCCGGTCGCGCTGAAGATCGCCGCCCCGGCCCTGCGGCACCGGGCCGACCTGGGCGGTGTCCGGCTCGACATCGCCGACGCCGAAGACCTCCGGGAGGACGCCGAGCGGATGCTCGCCGCGGCCTCCACCCTGTTGCCCGCACCCGACCCCGTGCTGGAGGTGCAGGCGATGGCGCCGACCGGCGTCGCGTGCGTGGTGCGCTCCGTCGAGGACGAGCTGTTCGGGCCCGTGGTGTCGTTCGGCCTGGCGGGCGACGCCGTCGACCTGCTCGACGACGTGACCCACGGCGTGCCGCCGCTGACCGACGTCGACGTGGCCCGCATGGTGCGCGGCGTGCGCGCCGCTCCCCGGCTGTTCGGGTACCAGGGCGCGCCCGCCGCCGACGTCGCGGCGCTCGAGGACGTGCTGGCGCGGGTCTCCGTCATGGCGGAGGACCTGCCGGAGCTCGCGTCGCTGGAGCTGTACCCCGTCGCTGTCGCGGAGCAGGGCGCCTCGGTGCTGCACGCGCGGATCCGGCTGCGGCTCGCAGAACGCCGGACGGACGCCCCAAGGCGGGCGCTGCCGGAATAG